From a single Glycine soja cultivar W05 chromosome 19, ASM419377v2, whole genome shotgun sequence genomic region:
- the LOC114398171 gene encoding F-actin-capping protein subunit alpha-like produces MAEEEEEEESELSDKQKVEIAKWFLLNSPPGEIQYVAKDVKSILNNDDLYKEAASEAFLFYNKSHLISLPMSNRSGDVLVTSFGELEGNAFLEPRTAQVAIVDHVKQVCTEVRPATDEELPSPYIEEFRCNLDAEILKYVEETYPKGFCSVYCVSGKDVEGPGADFELAVVISAARHSPQNFCNGSWCSVWNIEFKDEKQTVEVKGKMQVGAHYFEEGNVQLDAKHECKDATLSQAPEDCALAITSIIRHHETEYLASLEASYLNLPDSTFKDLRRKLPVTRTLFPWHNTLQFSLTRDITKELGIGK; encoded by the exons ATGgccgaagaagaagaagaagaagaatcagaGCTCAGCGATAAGCAGAAAGTGGAAATCGCGAAATGGTTCCTCCTCAATTCTCCTCCCGGAGAAATCCAATACGTTGCCAAag ATGTGAAATCCATTCTCAACAACGACGATTTGTACAAGGAAGCCGCTTCCGAGGCTTTTCTCTTTTACAACAAATCGCACTTGATTTCCCTTCCAATGTCCAACCGAAGCGGAGAc GTACTGGTTACTTCTTTTGGTGAGCTTGAGGGTAATGCATTTCTTGAACCTAGGACTGCGCAAGTAGCAATTGTTGATCATGTTAAACAA GTTTGTACAGAGGTGAGACCTGCCACAGACGAAGAACTTCCATCTCCATATATCGAAGAATTTCG ATGCAATCTGGATGCTGAAATACTTAAATATGTTGAAGAAACTTATCCAAAAGGTTTCTGCTCTGTCTACTGTGTAAGTGGGAAGGATGTAGAGGGCCCGGGTGCTGATTTTGAGCTTGCTGTGGTAATTTCTGCTGCTAGGCATAGCCCACAGAATTTCTG CAACGGAAGTTGGTGTTCAGTATGGAATATTGAGTTCaaagatgaaaaacaaacaGTGGAAGTAAAGGGTAAAATGCAG GTTGGTGCCCATTATTTTGAGGAAGGAAATGTGCAGTTAGATGCAAAACATGAATGCAAAGATGCAACTCTTTCTCAG GCTCCTGAAGATTGTGCACTTGCCATAACAAGCATTATTCGTCACCATGAAACAGAGTACCTTGCTTCTCTTGAG GCATCATATCTAAACCTTCCTGATTCTACTTTCAAG GATCTTCGGAGAAAGCTTCCCGTCACCCGCACCTTATTTCCATGGCATAATACTTTGCAATTCAGCTTGACAAGAGACATCACAAAAGAACTTGGCATTGGAAAGTAA